The following are encoded together in the Terriglobales bacterium genome:
- a CDS encoding ABC transporter permease, translating to MGTLLQDIRYGWRMLVKKPTFTIVALLTLALGVGANTAIFSIVNAVLLRSLPYPDPDRLVRIYFNNPGVGLRGVRFSVPEFDDLRAQTDVFEDVSAIVAGPTNLTGVKHPEHLAMVEVSTNYFSMLGATPELGRLIDHRDYALGFAPVVVISDALWRRSYGADPGVLGRSLRLDNDLYTIVGVVSPGFRHPGPTIPAVEVWITCGFSADPYPAPARGLRVLPGAIGRLKPGLSIAQAQARLDTLTANLRREFANDYPPQAKWAIEIEPLQQSLVGKVRPMLVVLMAAVVLIVFVVSLNISSLLLARASGRQQEMAVRAALGASGSRMIRQMLTESLLLAFIGGIAGLATAAITLKVVLRFVPANLPRLGEVNIDWRVLGFALLISLATGLLFGLAPAIQSSKAGLASTMREGSRGSGYSAKAGRMRDALMVSQLAFALVLMVGAGLLLQTLRDLLRQNPGFNPSQVVTANIYLPHPNDPQLDPYHTFAQQIPFNRELLRRANAIPGVQLAAITSNLPAADAINSDAAAYGATNHNSLDIEDRPTESSGDLSAEIIRISPDYFRVIQTALVEGRFFTEDDENGKLPVAIIDEATARRYWWPDHDPVGGRLRIRLRFGESRVNPWSTVVGVVKNIKHDGLDVDGVPHVYVPLNQFLGRSLSLALRTSLPTSTLDAQIRGAIQSVDPGLPVFNVTSMDEVLDASLASRRFSANLVAGFAGGALLLASIGIYGLLAYMVGQRSREIGIRVALGARRSDILRMFLRKGVALAAVGIVAGLVVSAATASMMASLLYGVRPHDRLVFLAVPLLLFAVAVLASYFPARRATKVDPMFALREA from the coding sequence ATGGGAACTTTACTTCAAGATATTCGCTATGGCTGGCGCATGCTGGTCAAGAAGCCCACGTTCACGATCGTAGCTCTCCTGACACTGGCTCTGGGCGTGGGAGCCAACACCGCCATTTTCAGCATCGTGAACGCCGTATTGCTGCGTTCTCTGCCGTACCCCGACCCGGACCGTCTAGTGAGGATCTACTTTAACAACCCAGGGGTAGGGTTGCGGGGCGTGCGGTTTTCCGTGCCGGAATTCGACGATCTCAGAGCGCAGACCGATGTGTTCGAAGATGTGAGTGCCATCGTTGCGGGCCCCACAAACTTGACCGGTGTCAAACATCCCGAACATTTGGCAATGGTCGAGGTTTCTACTAACTACTTTTCTATGCTCGGCGCCACTCCCGAACTAGGACGTTTAATTGATCACCGGGACTACGCGCTCGGTTTTGCGCCTGTGGTTGTGATCAGCGATGCCTTGTGGCGCCGATCTTATGGGGCTGATCCCGGCGTCCTCGGTCGGAGCCTTCGCCTCGACAACGATCTATATACGATTGTAGGTGTAGTTTCTCCCGGATTTCGCCACCCGGGGCCGACTATTCCAGCCGTGGAGGTGTGGATTACCTGCGGATTCAGTGCCGATCCGTACCCGGCGCCGGCGCGTGGGCTGCGCGTACTACCAGGGGCAATCGGTCGTCTCAAGCCGGGCCTCAGCATAGCGCAAGCTCAGGCACGGCTTGATACCTTGACTGCTAATTTGCGTCGCGAATTTGCGAATGATTACCCTCCGCAAGCCAAATGGGCGATTGAGATTGAGCCGTTGCAGCAATCGTTGGTGGGTAAGGTTCGACCGATGCTGGTCGTGTTAATGGCTGCCGTAGTCCTAATCGTTTTCGTGGTGTCTCTAAACATTTCCAGTCTGCTTCTGGCGCGCGCGTCGGGCCGACAGCAGGAGATGGCAGTACGCGCGGCGCTGGGAGCGAGCGGGAGCCGAATGATTCGGCAGATGCTCACCGAATCGCTGTTGCTGGCTTTCATCGGCGGAATCGCAGGACTCGCGACGGCGGCGATTACGCTGAAAGTCGTCTTGCGATTTGTGCCGGCGAATCTTCCGCGGCTGGGCGAAGTAAACATTGATTGGCGGGTGCTGGGGTTTGCGTTACTGATTTCGCTCGCGACCGGACTACTGTTTGGGCTGGCTCCCGCGATTCAGTCCTCGAAGGCGGGACTGGCGAGCACGATGCGCGAGGGCTCGCGCGGCTCGGGCTACAGTGCGAAGGCTGGGCGCATGCGCGATGCGCTGATGGTGTCGCAGCTTGCCTTTGCGCTAGTGCTGATGGTCGGCGCGGGGCTCTTATTGCAAACGCTGCGCGATTTGTTGCGGCAAAATCCGGGTTTCAACCCATCGCAAGTAGTGACCGCGAATATCTATCTGCCGCACCCGAATGATCCGCAGCTCGATCCATATCACACCTTCGCGCAGCAGATTCCGTTTAATCGCGAACTGCTGCGGCGCGCAAACGCGATTCCCGGCGTGCAGTTGGCGGCGATTACGTCTAATTTGCCGGCCGCCGACGCAATTAACAGCGATGCGGCGGCCTACGGCGCCACGAACCACAACTCGCTGGACATCGAAGATCGGCCCACTGAATCCTCCGGAGATTTGAGCGCCGAAATTATCCGCATCAGCCCGGACTATTTTCGAGTGATACAAACAGCGCTGGTCGAGGGGCGCTTCTTCACCGAGGACGATGAAAACGGCAAGTTGCCCGTGGCAATCATCGACGAGGCGACGGCAAGGCGCTACTGGTGGCCGGATCATGATCCGGTGGGCGGGCGGCTGCGTATCCGGTTGCGTTTCGGGGAGAGTCGTGTGAATCCATGGAGCACCGTGGTCGGCGTGGTGAAAAATATCAAGCACGACGGGCTCGATGTCGATGGCGTGCCGCACGTCTATGTTCCGTTGAATCAATTTCTCGGGCGGTCGTTGAGTTTGGCGCTGCGAACTTCGTTGCCCACGAGCACCCTGGATGCGCAAATTCGCGGCGCGATTCAGAGCGTGGATCCGGGGCTGCCGGTATTCAACGTCACCTCAATGGATGAGGTACTGGATGCATCGCTGGCATCGCGCAGATTTTCGGCGAATTTGGTGGCGGGATTTGCAGGTGGGGCGCTCTTGCTGGCCTCGATCGGAATTTACGGTTTGCTGGCCTATATGGTTGGCCAAAGATCACGCGAGATCGGTATCCGCGTGGCCCTGGGCGCGCGACGGAGCGACATTCTGAGGATGTTCCTGCGCAAGGGGGTCGCACTTGCCGCCGTTGGCATCGTCGCCGGATTGGTCGTTTCTGCAGCCACTGCGTCGATGATGGCAAGTTTGCTGTATGGTGTTCGCCCGCACGATCGGCTTGTGTTTCTGGCCGTGCCACTTCTCCTGTTTGCGGTTGCAGTGCTGGCCAGTTACTTCCCGGCGAGGCGAGCCACAAAGGTAGATCCTATGTTTGCTCTTCGCGAGGCATGA
- a CDS encoding carboxymuconolactone decarboxylase family protein, which yields MPKPSDGAKKLIGDFSPKLVELTDRVLFDDVWERKELSKRDRSLITVAALIALNRPDQLRFHLGKAVENGVKKEELIEAITHLAFYSGWPNAITAVMLAKELFDQSKTR from the coding sequence ATGCCAAAACCTTCGGATGGAGCTAAGAAGTTGATCGGCGATTTTTCTCCGAAGCTGGTCGAACTGACGGACAGAGTGCTGTTCGACGATGTCTGGGAGCGCAAGGAGTTGTCGAAGCGCGACCGCAGTCTCATCACGGTCGCGGCACTCATCGCCTTAAATCGACCCGACCAATTGCGGTTCCATCTTGGGAAAGCGGTGGAGAATGGAGTTAAGAAGGAAGAGCTGATCGAAGCTATCACTCATTTGGCCTTCTACTCCGGCTGGCCTAACGCCATCACCGCCGTCATGCTTGCGAAAGAACTTTTCGATCAATCAAAGACGCGATGA
- a CDS encoding tautomerase family protein — protein MPHVIAKLWPGKSEQQKTRLAEAITKNVMEILHYGESVSVAFDEVKSRDWLEKVYKPDIQNNWDNIYKNRDMTRTISN, from the coding sequence ATGCCGCATGTAATCGCGAAGTTGTGGCCGGGAAAATCGGAGCAGCAGAAGACCCGTCTTGCTGAGGCAATCACAAAGAATGTCATGGAGATTCTCCACTATGGAGAATCTGTTTCCGTGGCATTCGATGAGGTGAAATCCAGGGATTGGCTGGAAAAGGTGTACAAGCCAGACATTCAGAACAACTGGGACAACATTTACAAAAACCGGGATATGACCCGAACGATCTCTAATTAA
- a CDS encoding cupin domain-containing protein has product MEIRRVGLQASGKGPTDWFTGTVRVDPLFQAPEPARVSGAHVTFEPGARTAWHTHPLGQTLIVTSGCGCAQREGGPIEEIRPGDVVWFAPGEKHWHGATPRTAMTHIAVQESLNGKTVDWLEKVTDEQYRKSV; this is encoded by the coding sequence ATGGAAATAAGGAGAGTTGGTTTGCAAGCCTCGGGCAAAGGTCCCACAGATTGGTTCACTGGAACGGTGCGTGTCGACCCGTTATTTCAGGCGCCTGAGCCGGCACGCGTCAGCGGCGCGCACGTCACCTTCGAGCCGGGCGCGCGCACTGCATGGCATACGCATCCACTGGGACAAACATTGATCGTGACCTCCGGCTGCGGGTGCGCACAACGCGAAGGTGGACCGATCGAAGAGATTCGGCCCGGTGATGTGGTCTGGTTCGCTCCCGGCGAAAAGCATTGGCACGGAGCAACACCGAGAACCGCCATGACTCACATCGCGGTCCAGGAAAGTCTCAACGGAAAGACCGTTGACTGGCTGGAAAAAGTTACCGACGAGCAGTATCGGAAATCAGTGTGA
- a CDS encoding DUF2255 family protein: protein MSTWLKKELQRIADNDDLHISPFREGGKTYGTPTWIWSVVVDNDLYVRAYNGRNSRWYKAAMQQKAGRINAAGMTKEVSFEPVNGEINNRIDHAYRAKYKGSPYLKPMIGEGARSATVKVIPLKAAA from the coding sequence ATGAGCACTTGGTTAAAAAAAGAACTGCAGAGGATCGCGGACAACGACGATCTGCACATCTCGCCATTCCGCGAGGGCGGAAAGACATACGGCACGCCGACGTGGATCTGGTCGGTTGTGGTTGATAACGACCTCTATGTTCGCGCGTATAACGGCCGGAACTCGCGCTGGTACAAAGCCGCCATGCAGCAGAAGGCCGGCCGGATCAATGCTGCAGGCATGACGAAGGAAGTCAGCTTCGAGCCGGTTAACGGCGAAATCAATAACCGCATCGATCATGCTTATCGCGCGAAATATAAGGGCAGTCCCTATTTGAAACCGATGATTGGCGAAGGTGCCCGGTCGGCGACGGTGAAGGTTATTCCACTCAAGGCAGCCGCGTGA
- a CDS encoding zinc-dependent alcohol dehydrogenase family protein codes for MQGAVLYGPRDVRFEERDEPKILKPTDAIIRLSVTCVCGSDLWPYRGIQKIEQPTPMGHEYCGIVEEVGSAVKTVKKGQFVVGSFCISDNTCPNCRAGYQSGCQNLEFMSGAQAPYARVPFADGTLVATPDIPSGDLLPSLLAVSDVLGTGWFAADAANVKPGSTVVVVGDGAVGLLGVLSAKQMGAERIIAMSRHASRQKLAREFGATDIVSERGDEGVARIKEMTKGVGADSVLECVGTLDSMMQAIRSTRPGGSVGYVGVPHEANLDLQQVFFTLVRLHGGPAPVRRYLPNLINLVLGGKINPGRVFDLTLPLDQVAEGYRAMDERRAIKTLLHPNGTK; via the coding sequence ATGCAAGGAGCAGTTTTATACGGACCGCGCGACGTTCGCTTCGAAGAACGAGACGAACCGAAGATCCTCAAACCAACGGACGCAATCATAAGACTCTCTGTCACGTGCGTGTGCGGCTCCGACCTATGGCCGTATCGGGGCATTCAGAAGATCGAGCAGCCTACCCCGATGGGGCACGAGTATTGCGGGATCGTCGAAGAGGTTGGCAGCGCGGTCAAGACGGTGAAGAAAGGCCAGTTCGTCGTGGGATCGTTTTGTATATCCGACAACACGTGTCCCAATTGCCGGGCCGGCTATCAATCCGGATGCCAGAACCTGGAATTTATGAGTGGAGCGCAGGCGCCATATGCGCGAGTGCCGTTTGCTGATGGCACGCTTGTTGCCACGCCCGACATCCCATCGGGCGATCTTCTTCCCAGTCTCCTCGCTGTCTCTGATGTGCTCGGAACCGGCTGGTTCGCGGCGGACGCGGCGAATGTTAAACCCGGCTCAACCGTGGTCGTTGTAGGCGATGGAGCTGTGGGCTTGTTGGGGGTGCTTTCGGCGAAGCAAATGGGAGCGGAGCGGATCATCGCGATGAGCCGTCATGCATCGCGGCAAAAACTCGCAAGAGAGTTCGGCGCGACGGACATCGTGAGTGAACGCGGCGATGAAGGCGTCGCTCGGATCAAGGAAATGACAAAAGGCGTCGGCGCGGACTCGGTGCTCGAATGCGTCGGCACTTTGGATTCGATGATGCAGGCGATACGCTCCACGCGGCCGGGTGGCTCGGTTGGCTACGTTGGAGTGCCGCACGAAGCAAACCTCGACTTGCAGCAGGTGTTCTTCACGCTCGTTCGACTCCATGGCGGCCCGGCTCCGGTACGGCGTTATCTGCCGAACCTGATTAACCTCGTGCTCGGAGGGAAAATCAACCCGGGCAGAGTATTCGATCTCACGCTGCCGCTCGATCAGGTTGCGGAAGGCTACCGCGCAATGGACGAGCGTCGCGCAATCAAGACGCTTCTACATCCAAACGGCACGAAGTAA
- a CDS encoding aldo/keto reductase encodes MKKRKLGKSNLEVSAIGLGCMSMSFGYGPAGDKQEMIAVIRGAAERGVTFFDTAQVYGPYANEELVGEALAPFRGKVLIATKFGFKFEQVDGQVRNVGVSSEPAYLKQSVEGSLRRLGVDAIDLFYQHRVDPNVPIEDVAGAVKDLIREGKVKHFGMSEAAAQTIRRAHAVQPVTALQSEYSLWWKRPEEEVLPTCEELGIGFVPYSPLGKGFLTGKIKQGTTFRSDDLRSRIPRFAPEAQTVNQALVDSLSAIAKRKKSTPAQIALAWLLARKPWIVPIPGTTKLTRVEENIGADALELTPDDLREIDNAASAVKVDGARYPEELERMTYR; translated from the coding sequence ATGAAGAAACGGAAACTTGGAAAGAGCAATTTGGAAGTGTCTGCGATTGGATTGGGCTGCATGAGCATGAGTTTCGGCTACGGTCCAGCCGGAGACAAGCAAGAGATGATTGCAGTGATCCGGGGAGCGGCAGAGCGCGGTGTCACATTCTTTGACACAGCTCAGGTCTACGGTCCATATGCAAATGAAGAACTTGTTGGCGAGGCTCTGGCCCCATTCCGCGGAAAGGTCCTCATCGCCACTAAATTTGGATTCAAGTTTGAGCAAGTCGATGGCCAGGTTCGCAATGTGGGCGTCAGTAGCGAGCCGGCGTACCTCAAGCAAAGCGTCGAAGGCTCACTCAGAAGGCTCGGTGTGGACGCCATTGACCTTTTCTATCAACACCGCGTCGATCCGAACGTTCCCATTGAAGACGTAGCTGGAGCTGTGAAAGATCTCATTCGGGAAGGGAAAGTGAAGCACTTCGGCATGTCGGAAGCAGCGGCGCAAACAATTCGCCGGGCTCATGCCGTTCAGCCAGTGACCGCATTGCAGAGCGAGTATTCCCTTTGGTGGAAGCGTCCTGAAGAGGAAGTTCTTCCGACGTGCGAAGAACTAGGCATCGGGTTCGTCCCCTACAGTCCTCTTGGCAAGGGATTTCTCACCGGCAAAATCAAGCAGGGAACGACATTTCGCAGTGACGATTTGCGCAGTCGTATCCCACGTTTTGCACCTGAAGCCCAAACCGTGAATCAAGCTCTTGTGGATTCCCTTAGCGCAATTGCCAAGCGCAAGAAGTCGACGCCGGCCCAAATCGCGCTTGCTTGGCTACTCGCCCGAAAGCCATGGATCGTTCCCATTCCGGGCACAACGAAGTTAACGCGCGTCGAAGAAAACATTGGCGCCGATGCCCTCGAACTCACACCGGATGATCTTCGCGAAATCGACAATGCTGCCTCAGCAGTCAAGGTCGACGGCGCTCGTTATCCGGAAGAACTGGAACGAATGACCTACCGCTGA
- a CDS encoding AraC family transcriptional regulator: MRQSVVRAMKREYAPNNTSSEVSKLRTELARRIAAHAPAEGEHSTSIPGLTLYRRTTTTACYPATYEPSFTVFVQGKKRITLGGTTYLCDGSTFLISSLDLLVVSQIVEASEEEPLLCMLLKLDMAGVREILNHAEFQTGNGLANARGIAIGKTTTALLKPCSRLLDLLDAPEDIPFLSSLIQREIMYRLLRGPQGARLRAIATLGDQSHRTAKAIAWLRANFSKPLRVEELADVARMGMSTLHHHFRALTAMSPLQYQKQLRLIAARERMLIEGVDAASAAFEVGYESPSQFSREYKRFFGQPPVRDIKARRSPQSTALPH; encoded by the coding sequence ATGAGGCAATCAGTTGTCAGGGCAATGAAGCGCGAATATGCGCCGAACAATACCTCTTCCGAGGTCTCTAAGTTGCGGACTGAACTGGCGCGAAGGATTGCTGCTCATGCTCCCGCTGAAGGCGAACACTCAACGTCAATACCGGGCCTCACGCTGTATCGACGAACTACGACAACGGCGTGCTATCCGGCGACCTACGAGCCCAGTTTTACCGTCTTCGTTCAAGGCAAGAAACGTATAACGCTCGGCGGTACCACGTACCTCTGCGATGGATCGACGTTCCTGATCAGCTCGCTTGATCTTCTCGTGGTGAGCCAGATCGTAGAAGCAAGTGAAGAGGAGCCGCTGCTTTGCATGCTGCTCAAGCTCGACATGGCGGGAGTCAGAGAAATTTTGAATCACGCGGAGTTTCAAACCGGGAACGGGTTAGCTAACGCTCGCGGCATTGCAATCGGCAAGACAACGACCGCTCTGCTGAAACCGTGTTCTCGGCTTTTAGATTTACTCGATGCTCCCGAAGACATCCCATTCCTCAGCAGCTTGATCCAGCGCGAAATCATGTATCGGCTGCTTCGAGGACCACAGGGCGCACGTTTGCGCGCGATCGCCACATTGGGGGACCAGAGCCACAGAACAGCCAAGGCGATTGCGTGGCTCAGAGCCAATTTCTCGAAACCTCTGCGTGTAGAAGAACTCGCTGACGTTGCACGAATGGGCATGTCAACGCTGCATCATCATTTCCGGGCGTTGACGGCCATGAGCCCGCTTCAGTACCAAAAGCAGCTTCGGTTAATTGCAGCGCGAGAACGAATGCTTATCGAGGGAGTGGATGCGGCGAGTGCGGCTTTCGAAGTCGGTTATGAAAGCCCCAGCCAATTCAGCCGCGAGTACAAACGGTTCTTCGGTCAACCACCGGTGCGCGACATCAAAGCCCGTCGCTCCCCGCAATCTACGGCACTTCCGCACTGA
- a CDS encoding MEDS domain-containing protein — translation MGQIASDSANRLGLRHGRGLWLKVSLSLKRQKLMNLRVKEIPLGISDALCSRCDHIAYFWESEEEFSRGVRFLSTGLRANDDAVVFGYEEANEKVLAVLKKEGVNVEYATKSGRLITLAGDKNSDVILSRIGSHFQQRISQGTKLIRLLGNIGWGRPNWPEEAEILKFEAKVTDAARQFPCVIVCMYDVRSLSGRVILNGALETHPITIRRNVVRENPHYVALQEFLDRLELSK, via the coding sequence ATGGGCCAGATTGCTAGCGACTCTGCAAATCGCTTGGGGCTGCGCCACGGTCGAGGATTGTGGCTCAAGGTATCATTGAGTCTAAAGCGACAAAAGTTAATGAATTTACGCGTAAAAGAAATTCCCCTCGGTATCAGTGACGCGTTGTGCTCACGATGCGATCACATCGCGTATTTTTGGGAGTCGGAAGAAGAGTTCAGCCGTGGTGTCCGCTTCCTCTCTACTGGACTGCGCGCCAATGATGATGCGGTTGTATTCGGTTATGAGGAGGCAAATGAGAAAGTATTAGCGGTTCTGAAGAAAGAAGGAGTGAATGTCGAGTACGCTACGAAATCGGGCCGGCTGATCACTCTTGCGGGGGACAAGAACAGCGATGTGATTCTTTCAAGAATAGGAAGCCACTTTCAGCAGAGGATTTCCCAGGGCACGAAGCTGATACGTTTGCTTGGAAATATTGGCTGGGGCCGACCGAACTGGCCGGAAGAAGCGGAGATTCTGAAATTCGAGGCGAAAGTAACAGATGCTGCCCGCCAGTTCCCCTGTGTCATTGTTTGTATGTACGACGTTCGGTCGCTGTCCGGGCGCGTGATTCTGAACGGCGCGTTGGAAACGCATCCCATCACTATCCGGCGCAATGTTGTGCGCGAGAATCCTCATTATGTGGCGCTGCAAGAATTTCTTGATCGACTGGAATTGTCTAAGTGA
- a CDS encoding winged helix-turn-helix domain-containing protein produces the protein MPIKRIYEFGSFRIDPDQRQLLRDGKAVPLTPKAFETLLALVEDSGRVVKKDDLMKRLWPDAFVEEANLAQNIWSLRRALDTNGIQYIETVPKLGYRLTVKAKVVADPEKNVGPATMSRVKIAETVSLGTIPGTRGNRRRVAPISVAAVLLVGLGFMAWWAKSRAANTPAHIHSLAVLPLENLSQDPEQEYFADGMTDELITDVAKIHSLRVISRNSVMQYKGKHKPVPQIGRDLKVDAVIEGTVTHAGDRVRITAQLIDAREDRHLWADTYEGDLRNVLALQDEVTTAIARQISIQLTPQEQTEFSQARTVNPEAHQAYLRGLYELRHNSVDSNGKAIEHFQHAIVIDPNDALAYAGLAVAYTGSPDAPKVSMPKAKAAALKAIELDDSLAEAHSELGLVKLVYEWDWRGAEQELRRALELNPNSSLAHMHYGRYLLFVPHRTDEAIQNCQRAYDLDPAVPAELDDFVGILYFARRYTDAINEAAKELEDNSPLLAMSYAELGHREQAQAVAARVEASTKNPTMLAQAAAAYAVAGNKKRAYALLEEIVAQANQNYVCGMNVAAVYSTLGDKDQAMAWLEKAYRDRSV, from the coding sequence ATGCCAATCAAGCGGATTTACGAGTTCGGGTCGTTCAGGATCGATCCTGATCAGCGCCAGCTGCTGCGAGATGGCAAAGCCGTCCCGCTCACACCCAAGGCGTTCGAGACCCTCTTAGCACTCGTAGAAGATAGCGGCCGCGTTGTAAAAAAAGACGACCTGATGAAGCGGTTGTGGCCTGATGCCTTTGTAGAAGAAGCCAATCTTGCGCAGAACATCTGGTCCCTCCGTCGAGCTCTGGACACCAACGGTATCCAATACATCGAGACAGTGCCGAAGCTCGGGTATCGGCTGACAGTCAAAGCGAAAGTGGTTGCGGATCCGGAGAAAAACGTCGGGCCGGCAACCATGTCCCGAGTCAAGATCGCCGAGACAGTGTCACTCGGAACAATTCCAGGGACAAGGGGCAATAGGAGAAGAGTGGCCCCGATTAGTGTCGCGGCCGTGCTCTTGGTGGGCCTGGGCTTCATGGCGTGGTGGGCAAAGAGCCGCGCAGCCAACACTCCCGCACATATCCATTCACTTGCGGTTCTACCGCTGGAGAATCTGTCGCAAGACCCGGAGCAGGAATATTTCGCCGACGGCATGACGGATGAGCTAATCACGGATGTAGCGAAGATCCACTCTCTGCGCGTGATCTCGCGCAACTCGGTGATGCAGTACAAAGGCAAGCACAAGCCGGTGCCGCAAATCGGGCGCGACTTGAAGGTCGATGCCGTCATCGAAGGAACGGTGACGCACGCTGGCGACCGCGTGCGCATAACGGCACAATTGATCGACGCGCGCGAGGACCGCCACCTGTGGGCGGACACGTATGAGGGTGACCTGCGAAACGTGCTGGCACTTCAAGATGAAGTGACCACAGCCATTGCCAGGCAGATCAGCATTCAGCTAACTCCGCAAGAGCAAACTGAATTTTCCCAAGCACGGACGGTCAATCCAGAAGCTCATCAGGCGTATTTGCGCGGCCTATACGAGCTCCGGCACAATTCAGTGGACAGCAATGGAAAAGCAATTGAACATTTCCAGCACGCCATCGTGATTGATCCCAACGATGCCTTGGCTTATGCGGGTCTTGCCGTAGCCTATACCGGCTCCCCTGACGCTCCTAAAGTAAGCATGCCGAAAGCGAAGGCCGCGGCGTTGAAAGCGATCGAACTCGATGACTCCCTGGCGGAAGCACACTCCGAACTCGGCCTAGTAAAGCTCGTCTACGAGTGGGATTGGCGGGGCGCGGAGCAGGAGCTGCGAAGGGCGCTTGAATTAAATCCAAACTCGTCTCTAGCGCATATGCACTACGGGCGTTATCTGCTGTTTGTGCCTCATCGGACTGACGAGGCCATTCAAAATTGCCAACGGGCCTACGATCTTGACCCAGCTGTTCCTGCGGAGCTGGATGACTTCGTTGGCATCCTGTACTTCGCGCGACGGTACACCGACGCGATCAATGAAGCGGCGAAAGAATTAGAAGACAACAGCCCACTTCTTGCGATGTCATACGCAGAACTTGGTCACCGTGAGCAAGCGCAAGCTGTAGCAGCGCGCGTAGAAGCCTCGACAAAGAATCCCACGATGCTGGCACAAGCAGCGGCCGCATATGCGGTTGCAGGAAACAAGAAACGAGCTTACGCGCTGTTAGAAGAAATCGTGGCGCAGGCAAACCAAAACTATGTTTGTGGAATGAATGTCGCCGCTGTGTACTCGACGCTCGGAGACAAAGATCAAGCAATGGCTTGGCTGGAGAAAGCGTATCGCGACCGCTCGGTTTGA
- a CDS encoding alpha/beta hydrolase-fold protein, which translates to MRFAIRLLLTVLAVFSVASEGEEIAPPVPQSFTMHSKVLNEDRVIWVRTPRGYDRSTHIYPVIYQTDGPWHVNEIGSSIDFLVTNTRMPEVIVVAIENTDRTRDLTSTHHKLPEGKTDPFPTAGGADKFLDFIEAELMPEVQKRYRVAPYKILTGHSLGGLLAIYALITRPNMFKAYLAVSPSLQWDDGRVLHQAQQLFATQAKLNSTLFMSLAGEGNSDNPMSRNFSALEKSLSQHAPEGFLWKAEHYPDETHGSTVLRAHYAGLCMIFKGWDPPRDETSGFIGGLAGIEDHYRKLSQRFGYSIPLPETVINELGYQLKNDGKLDEAIAVFQRNVQLYPESANAYKSLGEGFEAAGKYDAASENLQQAIALAAKYTDANLGPYKQRLQRIAAEAKNAAQKKAIAMGPN; encoded by the coding sequence ATGAGATTCGCCATTCGGCTCCTGCTTACCGTACTGGCAGTTTTTTCAGTTGCGAGTGAAGGGGAGGAAATTGCGCCGCCTGTTCCGCAGAGCTTCACCATGCACTCGAAAGTGCTGAATGAAGATCGCGTGATTTGGGTGCGCACGCCTCGTGGTTACGATCGGAGCACGCATATTTACCCGGTCATCTACCAGACAGATGGTCCATGGCATGTGAACGAGATTGGCAGTTCGATCGATTTCTTGGTCACGAATACTCGCATGCCAGAGGTAATCGTCGTCGCAATTGAGAATACCGATCGCACGCGCGATTTGACCTCCACTCACCACAAACTCCCGGAAGGAAAAACCGACCCATTTCCAACCGCAGGCGGCGCCGATAAGTTCCTCGATTTCATTGAAGCTGAGCTAATGCCCGAAGTCCAGAAGCGCTATCGGGTCGCGCCGTACAAAATTTTGACTGGGCACTCGCTTGGTGGCCTGCTCGCGATTTACGCGCTGATCACACGACCGAACATGTTCAAGGCCTACCTCGCGGTGAGTCCGAGTCTGCAGTGGGACGACGGGCGTGTTCTTCATCAGGCGCAACAGTTGTTTGCGACCCAAGCGAAGCTGAATAGCACGCTGTTCATGTCATTGGCTGGCGAAGGAAATTCTGATAATCCGATGTCGCGAAATTTCTCGGCTCTGGAAAAGTCGCTTTCGCAACACGCACCTGAAGGTTTTTTGTGGAAGGCCGAGCACTATCCGGACGAGACGCACGGCTCAACTGTGCTGCGCGCGCACTACGCCGGTCTATGCATGATTTTTAAGGGATGGGATCCACCCCGCGACGAAACGTCCGGCTTCATAGGTGGTCTAGCCGGAATTGAGGATCACTACCGCAAACTGTCTCAGCGTTTCGGTTACAGCATTCCGCTGCCGGAGACTGTCATTAACGAACTCGGCTATCAACTCAAGAACGATGGCAAACTCGATGAGGCAATCGCGGTCTTTCAGCGGAATGTTCAGCTTTATCCCGAATCGGCCAATGCGTACAAAAGCTTGGGCGAGGGCTTCGAAGCGGCTGGCAAGTACGATGCCGCAAGTGAGAATCTCCAACAAGCAATTGCACTGGCCGCCAAGTACACCGATGCAAACCTCGGTCCATACAAACAGCGCCTGCAGCGAATAGCCGCGGAAGCAAAGAACGCTGCGCAAAAGAAGGCCATTGCCATGGGCCCGAACTAG